In a genomic window of Pelotomaculum thermopropionicum SI:
- the HisF gene encoding imidazoleglycerol-phosphate synthase, protein MLQKRIIPCLDVTEGRVVKGTNFINLRDAGDPVELAAFYDREGADELVFLDITASAEGRKTTVEMVYRTAGEVFIPFTVGGGISTLEDIRFILSAGADKVSINTAAVKDPQLVTEAANRFGSQCIVVAIDARQRGPESWEVYIHGGRTPTGIDAVEWAKKAEFLGAGEILLTSMDRDGTKDGYDLALTRAVARAVNIPVIASGGAGSLEHLYEGLTEGEADAVLAASIFHFGEYSIREAKEYLRSRGVPVRI, encoded by the coding sequence ATGCTGCAAAAAAGAATCATCCCCTGCCTGGACGTAACGGAAGGCAGGGTGGTCAAGGGTACAAACTTCATAAACCTTAGAGATGCCGGTGACCCGGTCGAGCTGGCTGCCTTTTACGACCGCGAGGGGGCGGACGAACTGGTATTTCTGGACATCACCGCTTCCGCCGAGGGGCGCAAGACCACCGTGGAAATGGTGTACCGCACGGCGGGCGAAGTGTTCATCCCCTTTACCGTCGGGGGCGGCATAAGCACCCTGGAGGACATCAGGTTCATTCTGTCGGCCGGTGCCGACAAGGTTTCGATAAACACCGCCGCGGTGAAGGACCCTCAGCTTGTGACAGAGGCTGCAAACAGGTTCGGCAGCCAGTGCATCGTCGTGGCCATTGACGCCAGGCAGCGCGGGCCGGAGAGCTGGGAGGTTTACATTCACGGCGGCCGCACTCCTACCGGGATTGACGCCGTTGAGTGGGCTAAAAAGGCCGAATTCCTGGGAGCCGGCGAAATCCTCCTGACCAGCATGGACAGGGACGGGACGAAGGACGGCTACGATCTGGCCCTGACCAGGGCCGTGGCCAGGGCCGTAAATATTCCCGTCATAGCCTCCGGCGGGGCGGGCAGCCTTGAACACCTTTACGAGGGGCTGACCGAGGGTGAGGCGGACGCCGTCCTGGCCGCTTCAATTTTTCACTTCGGCGAGTATTCCATCAGGGAGGCAAAAGAATACCTGCGCTCCAGGGGAGTGCCGGTAAGAATATAA
- the HisA gene encoding phosphoribosylformimino-5-aminoimidazole carboxamide ribonucleotide (ProFAR) isomerase, whose protein sequence is MLIIPAIDLREGNCVRLVEGRLDRETVYSGDPVAVAGMWQSQGARMLHVVDLDGAFSGAPKNLDVIGEILSAVSIPVQVGGGIRSMEAVERLLELGAARVILGTAAILKPQLVAEACARYGEAVLVGIDGRNGRVAIEGWGVTVDKGTVELALEMKRLGIKRAVFTDIRRDGTLRGPNLEAIREFAAATGLKVIASGGVSNAEDLRALKKLEPLGVEAVIMGKALYAGTVKMSEALAIASGEEAEEGACCKKESSPAWT, encoded by the coding sequence ATGCTGATTATCCCGGCCATTGATCTGCGGGAAGGAAATTGCGTGCGCCTGGTGGAAGGGCGGCTGGACCGGGAAACGGTTTATTCCGGGGACCCGGTGGCCGTGGCCGGCATGTGGCAGTCCCAGGGGGCCCGGATGCTGCACGTGGTGGACCTGGACGGGGCCTTTTCGGGAGCGCCCAAAAACCTTGACGTGATCGGGGAAATTCTTTCCGCGGTAAGCATACCCGTGCAGGTCGGCGGGGGCATCAGAAGCATGGAGGCGGTGGAGCGCCTGCTGGAACTGGGCGCGGCGCGGGTGATCCTGGGCACGGCGGCCATATTGAAGCCGCAGCTTGTGGCAGAGGCGTGCGCCCGTTACGGCGAAGCCGTGCTTGTGGGCATAGACGGGCGCAACGGGCGGGTGGCCATAGAAGGCTGGGGGGTGACCGTCGACAAGGGCACAGTTGAGCTGGCCCTGGAGATGAAGAGGCTGGGCATAAAAAGGGCCGTCTTCACCGATATCAGGAGGGATGGCACCCTGCGGGGGCCGAACCTTGAGGCCATCCGGGAATTTGCCGCCGCCACCGGCCTGAAGGTGATTGCTTCGGGCGGCGTTTCCAACGCGGAAGACCTGAGGGCGCTGAAAAAGCTGGAGCCTCTGGGCGTCGAGGCGGTAATTATGGGCAAAGCCCTTTATGCCGGTACTGTGAAAATGAGCGAAGCCCTGGCCATAGCCAGCGGTGAGGAAGCGGAGGAAGGAGCATGCTGCAAAAAAGAATCATCCCCTGCCTGGACGTAA
- the HisH gene encoding glutamine amidotransferase → MIAIIDYGMGNLRSVQKGFEKAGVRAVVVRDPYQVDQAGGVVLPGVGAFADAMASLHYSAMNKAVYRAIEAGKPLLGICLGHQLLFDASEEWGYTGGLGVLPGLVRRLPGGLKVPHMGWNRIEIKKADPLLEGIPDRSSFYFVHSYAAVPADERMVLATAEYGMSFAAVVGRDNVYGIQFHPEKSSALGLKILENFGRIAEKC, encoded by the coding sequence ATGATTGCTATTATAGACTACGGGATGGGGAATCTCAGAAGCGTTCAAAAGGGGTTTGAAAAGGCGGGAGTCCGGGCCGTTGTGGTGAGGGATCCGTACCAGGTGGATCAGGCCGGCGGCGTGGTGCTGCCGGGGGTGGGGGCCTTTGCCGATGCGATGGCCAGCCTGCATTATTCGGCCATGAACAAGGCCGTCTACCGGGCAATTGAAGCCGGAAAACCGCTCCTGGGCATTTGCCTGGGGCATCAGCTTCTTTTCGATGCCAGCGAAGAATGGGGCTACACCGGGGGCCTGGGAGTCTTGCCCGGCCTTGTGCGCCGCCTGCCGGGCGGGCTGAAAGTGCCGCACATGGGCTGGAACCGGATCGAGATTAAAAAAGCCGACCCGCTCCTGGAGGGAATACCGGACCGCTCCTCCTTCTACTTTGTTCATTCCTACGCGGCGGTTCCGGCGGATGAAAGGATGGTTCTGGCTACGGCCGAATACGGGATGAGCTTTGCCGCGGTGGTTGGCAGGGACAACGTTTATGGAATACAGTTTCACCCGGAAAAAAGCAGCGCCCTGGGGCTGAAGATACTGGAAAACTTCGGGAGGATTGCAGAAAAATGCTGA
- the HisB gene encoding imidazoleglycerol-phosphate dehydratase — MSERTGLVTRKTRETEVNVTLNLDGTGVYWVHTGMPFFDHMLQTFSKHSLFDLELTAQGDLAVDGHHTVEDAGVCLGQAIKKALGDKNGINRFGHAIVPMDDALTMAAVDLSGRGLLVFDAAMPSPRVGDFDTELVEEFFRALAVNGEFNLHIRLLAGSNTHHIIESIFKAVACSLKEAAGMSGGTGIPSTKDTL; from the coding sequence ATGTCTGAACGTACCGGTCTTGTTACGCGCAAGACCAGAGAAACCGAGGTTAACGTGACGTTAAACCTGGACGGGACCGGGGTGTACTGGGTGCATACCGGAATGCCGTTTTTCGACCACATGCTCCAGACCTTCTCCAAGCACTCCCTTTTCGACCTGGAGCTGACCGCCCAGGGAGACCTGGCCGTGGACGGGCACCATACCGTTGAGGACGCGGGGGTTTGCCTGGGGCAGGCAATTAAAAAAGCCCTGGGCGACAAAAACGGCATAAACCGTTTCGGTCATGCCATCGTGCCGATGGATGACGCCCTCACCATGGCCGCCGTGGACCTGAGCGGCCGGGGGCTTCTGGTTTTCGACGCGGCCATGCCGTCGCCCAGGGTCGGCGATTTCGACACCGAGCTGGTCGAGGAGTTTTTCAGGGCGCTGGCCGTCAACGGGGAGTTTAACCTGCATATCCGGCTTCTGGCCGGAAGCAACACCCACCACATCATCGAGTCGATCTTCAAGGCGGTTGCCTGCTCTTTGAAGGAAGCCGCCGGGATGAGCGGCGGTACGGGAATACCTTCCACCAAGGACACTTTATAA
- the HisC gene encoding histidinol-phosphate/aromatic aminotransferase and cobyric acid decarboxylase, whose translation MYTEFDAAALARADLKALTPYEAPYYPEVVKLDANENPYGFPPEVLTAILSEVGSREFSRYPDAAAGRLRESLAGYTGVDPENIMVGNGADELILNIMLTFGTGAKFAIATPTFSMYGIHGRIASCEKVEVPRLDGFRVDVEAMKRAAGEPGVKIAVICTPNNPTGNATPPEEIEEILKSTGAIVVVDEAYAEFGGRSCIPLLNRYPNLVILRTFSKAFALAGLRVGYLLAGRPVINELLKVKQPYNLNAFSQAAARVVMENLPPFKERIKKILEERERLFTELSALPGVEAFPSQANFILFRTPMPAGEVYGGLLERGVLVRNVDGPGLSRCLRVAVGTAEENRLFIEKLGEVLGRPA comes from the coding sequence ATGTATACTGAGTTCGACGCTGCCGCCCTGGCGCGCGCAGATTTAAAAGCCCTGACTCCTTACGAGGCGCCCTATTACCCGGAGGTGGTCAAGCTCGACGCCAACGAAAACCCCTACGGATTCCCCCCCGAAGTACTGACGGCAATTCTTTCTGAAGTGGGGTCGCGGGAATTCAGCCGCTATCCCGACGCGGCGGCGGGAAGGCTCAGGGAGAGTCTGGCCGGCTACACCGGCGTTGATCCAGAAAACATAATGGTGGGCAACGGTGCCGACGAACTGATTTTAAACATCATGCTGACCTTCGGCACGGGGGCGAAGTTTGCCATTGCCACGCCCACTTTTTCAATGTACGGCATTCACGGGCGGATAGCCTCCTGCGAAAAGGTGGAGGTGCCCCGCCTGGACGGGTTTAGGGTAGATGTCGAGGCCATGAAGCGGGCGGCCGGGGAGCCGGGGGTAAAAATTGCCGTTATCTGCACCCCGAATAATCCTACCGGCAACGCCACGCCGCCGGAAGAAATAGAAGAAATTCTGAAAAGCACCGGGGCAATCGTGGTGGTCGACGAGGCTTACGCCGAGTTTGGCGGGCGCTCCTGCATCCCCCTGTTGAACCGCTACCCCAACCTCGTCATTTTGCGCACTTTTTCCAAGGCCTTTGCCCTGGCCGGGCTGAGGGTGGGTTACCTGCTGGCCGGCCGGCCTGTAATAAATGAGCTTTTAAAAGTAAAGCAGCCTTACAACCTGAACGCCTTTTCCCAGGCTGCAGCCAGGGTGGTTATGGAAAACCTGCCTCCTTTTAAGGAAAGAATAAAAAAAATTTTAGAGGAAAGAGAAAGGCTTTTTACAGAGCTTTCCGCCCTGCCCGGGGTGGAGGCCTTTCCAAGCCAGGCCAACTTCATCCTGTTCCGGACCCCTATGCCGGCCGGGGAAGTGTACGGCGGCCTCCTGGAAAGGGGCGTGCTGGTCCGGAACGTGGATGGCCCCGGCCTTTCCCGCTGCCTGCGGGTGGCCGTGGGCACGGCTGAGGAAAACAGACTGTTTATTGAAAAGCTGGGCGAAGTTTTAGGCCGGCCGGCGTAG
- the HisD gene encoding histidinol dehydrogenase encodes MAPLIKILQSGDPAVERLMHRNGPGLAEAAAAVAEVLAAVRDRGDEAVCEYTARFGGPCLLPHQLKVSAGEIERAYGLVDDEFLQALRLALKNITAFHQKQLGHSWITAGEGGAILGQLIRPLRRVGIYVPGGKASYPSSVLMNAVPAKVAGVKEIVMATPPASDGTVSPYTLVAAAEAGVDEIYRMGGAQAIAALAYGTAAVPRVDKITGPGSSYVTLAKQQVFGLVDIDMLAGPSEVLIIADNTADPAFVAADLLAQAEHDEMASPVVLTPCPELAQKVQTEVAGQAFLLPRKEIIASSLENYGAIIITNNLEEAFDLANRFAPEHLELMVAEPFRWLSRVENAGAVFLGAHSPEPVGDYLAGPNHILPTGGTARFFSPLGVEEFMKKISLIAYTGEALEQVGGAVMRLAGVEGLFAHAGAVQARLKKYGREKGKGERS; translated from the coding sequence ATGGCTCCGTTAATCAAGATTCTTCAGTCCGGCGACCCCGCCGTGGAAAGGTTAATGCACAGGAACGGCCCCGGCCTGGCGGAGGCCGCTGCGGCGGTGGCGGAAGTGCTTGCGGCGGTGCGGGACAGAGGCGACGAGGCGGTTTGCGAGTACACCGCCCGCTTTGGCGGCCCGTGCCTTTTGCCGCACCAGTTGAAGGTGTCCGCCGGCGAAATCGAGCGGGCCTACGGGCTGGTGGATGACGAATTCTTGCAGGCCTTGCGCCTGGCCCTTAAAAATATCACCGCGTTTCACCAGAAACAGCTTGGCCATTCCTGGATTACGGCGGGGGAAGGGGGGGCCATTCTCGGCCAGTTAATCCGGCCGCTGCGCCGCGTGGGCATTTACGTCCCGGGCGGAAAGGCCTCTTACCCTTCCTCGGTGCTGATGAACGCCGTTCCGGCCAAGGTGGCGGGCGTAAAGGAAATAGTTATGGCCACTCCCCCGGCTTCTGACGGCACCGTAAGCCCTTACACTCTGGTGGCGGCGGCGGAAGCAGGAGTAGATGAGATTTACAGGATGGGCGGGGCGCAGGCCATTGCCGCCCTGGCCTACGGAACGGCCGCCGTTCCCAGGGTGGACAAGATTACCGGGCCGGGCAGCAGCTACGTTACCCTGGCCAAGCAGCAGGTGTTCGGCCTGGTGGATATCGACATGCTTGCCGGACCCAGCGAGGTCCTGATCATTGCCGATAATACCGCCGACCCCGCTTTTGTGGCGGCCGACCTGCTGGCCCAGGCGGAGCATGACGAAATGGCCTCCCCGGTTGTGCTTACTCCCTGCCCGGAACTTGCCCAGAAGGTTCAAACGGAGGTGGCAGGGCAGGCCTTCCTGCTGCCCCGGAAGGAAATAATCGCCAGCTCCCTGGAAAACTATGGCGCCATCATCATAACCAACAATCTGGAGGAGGCCTTTGACCTGGCCAACCGCTTTGCCCCGGAACACCTGGAGCTGATGGTGGCCGAACCCTTCCGCTGGCTTTCCCGGGTGGAGAATGCGGGGGCGGTGTTCCTTGGCGCCCACTCGCCGGAGCCGGTGGGTGACTACCTGGCCGGGCCTAACCACATCCTGCCGACCGGCGGCACGGCGAGATTTTTCTCCCCCCTGGGGGTGGAGGAATTCATGAAGAAAATCAGCCTGATTGCCTACACCGGTGAGGCTCTGGAGCAGGTGGGCGGGGCGGTAATGAGGCTGGCCGGGGTGGAGGGCCTTTTCGCCCACGCCGGCGCCGTGCAGGCAAGGCTGAAAAAGTACGGCAGGGAAAAAGGGAAAGGAGAGCGCTCATAG